CGTCGGATAAAGCTGTGCTGGATGCATTGGGTCTGGACCTGACGGACCGCGCTTGTTCGCTGGAAGAAATACTGCGCAGACCTGAGATATGCTACTCGGATATCGCAAAGGCAGTCAAAAATGGCGATGTTCCACCCGATGTGGCCGAACAAGTGGAGCTTGCAATCAAATACAGCGGATATATCGAGCGTCAGGAAATGCAAGTGGCACAGGCACATAAAATGGAAAGAAAATCCATACCCGAGGGCATCGAATATGACCATATGAAATCGATTTCCCGCGAAGCGAGAGAAAAGCTGACTCGAATCAGGCCAACAACACTGGGGCAGGCATCTCGCATACCGGGGGTGACACCCGCAGATGTTGCGATGATTGCAGTTTTTTTGGAACAAGTGGGCAGGCGAGATCGTCAATAAACTGGTAAATTTAATAGGGAAAACTTAATAGCGGCGCCGGATAGCAGGATTTAGAATTTCGGCCGGACATTGGACAAGTCGCATACAAATGAATTGTATGCGACTTGTCCCACAATAAGCCTTCTATCGCGGCGCATGCACTCATGATTCTGGTAGACATCCAGATCGCCGATGCCGAAGAGTTCTTTCGAGCCTTCCTGCTCAATATAATCCTCGTCATTTTCCTTACAAATGATAACGATTGGGCTGCAGTCGGACATCAGTTCGCTTATCTGTGCCTTGTTGCTGATATCGATTGGTTTCTCGTCCAGGTAATAGAACAGCCCGGGTCTCCACAGGTTAAATGCCGCCACTTTTACTCCGTCCAAAGCAGCGATCCGTTCAGCTATGAGTTTTGTGCTCTTCTGTCTGGAGACTATGGGCATGGCACAGTATATCAGCACCAGCGTAAAGACAAGCATTCCACCTGTTGTGATCCAAACAGTATTGGCTACCTTTATCCGGCGGGTCATTGAGCCGATCAGCGAAATTGCGAATGCACCCACAAGGCTTATTCCAATAACGGATGCAGGCATTATGGCAGCAGGGAAGCGCTTAACTGCAAATATAACCAAAGCAGCAGCCAACAGCAGGGATATAGCTAGTCCTGTTCGTATGCCAATCGAGATTGATTTGGCGGAACTCTTCTCACCCTTGGTCGCTTTCGCGAACAATATACCTACCAATATCGCTGCCGCAGGAAACGCGGGGTATGTGTAGGTGAAATTTTGAGTCTTTGAGGCTGAGAAAAATACCATCACCACGGCAAACCATGTGACCAAGAGCTTTGCGCCATTATTTGCCCGCCAGTATTTTTTGACTGCCTGCGGTAAAAATACACTCCAAGGCAGGAAAAATGCCAGCATTATAGGCACATTTCGCAGATATGAATACCAATACCCGGTCTGGCTCTTGTGCAGAGGCGCTGCAAATCTGGCTAGATTGTTGGTTATTATGAACCCATCCACAAATGCTCTGCCATGCATCATGCACATCGCGATGTACCAAGGCAGCCCCATAACCAGCGCAGTAATGGTTCCAATGGCTGCATCAGCCATTCTTAGTTTACGAAGAGATTTTGTCCACCAGAGATGAATGAAAAATGTCACAGTAAGTAGAAGCGGGACCACGGGACCCTTCGTAAGCATTCCAAAACCTGTCGCGCATCCGCATATCGCGATCCACACGAAACGCTTGCGTCCGGTCGTATCCAGCCAGAGTCTGTATGCATAGAGAGCAATTACCAAGAAGAAGACCATTATTGCATCGGTCGCCGCGGCATGCGACATTATTATCTGCATCATGGTTGTGGCTATGACCAGGGACGCAAACACCCCCGTGCGTCTGCCGAAATCATATGAAGCAAGCAGGAATACAATCAGCACAATGCCGACAGCGCAGAGCGCTGACGGCAACCGCAGTGCAAATTCAGAGAGCCCGAACGTTTTGACTGAAACGGAGGCCAGCCAATAGTACATCGGCGGTTTATCGAACCAGAGCTTACCGGCGTAGTGCGGGGTCAGCCAGTCGCCGCTCCTGACCATTTCTTTTACGAACTGGCCATATATGGGCTCGTCAGGGTCCAGCAGTGGGTTCGCTCCCAGCCCCGCAAAATAAAGCACGTAAAAGCCCATTATGACCAACAAAATTATGAAATGGATTCTGAACCGGTGCATAACTTGGATTGTTCCTTGCAGCGACAAGTGTGTATAATGGGGTATACCCAAGACATCGTTTCCTAACCGAATTATCGCATAGATTTTTATACTTGGTCAATAAAATATGTGAGTGGAGCGCTTATCTACTCTCTGCCAGATATTCTTCGTAGGTTATGTTATATGACATTTATAAACATAGACGATCTTCAAAGTGGAGCGCTTGAACTGGGAATAGAGTTGTCCGCAAGTCAACTGGATCAGTTCGACAGTTTCGCCTCGTTCTTCGTTGAGACAAATAAGCATTTTAACCTGACGCGCATCACAAACCCGCATGAGATTGTCACATCCCACTTTCTGGACTCGCTGACATGCCTTGCTGCTCTCAACCCGAAGCATGGTGCTAATGTAATTGACGTAGGGTCAGGTGCAGGCTTTCCAGGCATCCCGATAAAAATAGCCAGGCCGGATTTGCATGTCAGTTTGCTCGACTCGACATTTAAAAAAGTAAAGTTCATATCTCAGGCAGTCGCTCTACTCGAATTGTCTGAAGTAGTGCCAATTCATGGGAGAGCAGAGGATATCTGTCGGGACAAAGATTTCAGAGAGAAATTCGACATTGCCTATGCCCGCGCTCTTTCCGAGCTTACGATCTTGGCCGAACTCTGCCTGCCACTCGTGAAAACAGGCGGGCATGTGGTGGCTCAAAAGAGCAAGTTGATCGATGAGGAGATAAGCCATGCCCGCCCGATAATAGGTCAGCTTGGCGGACATGTGCATAAGGTTGCGAAAGTAAAAATCCCGCTAACAGATATAATTCGCCGTCTGGTTATTATCTCAAAGGTCAAACCCACCCCCGAGGCATTTCCACGCTCATACTCACGTATCGTCAAAACTAAACCAGCCTAGCTCGGAATATGCGCCTCCCGCATAATCCGGGTCTCCGAGAGCATTATTCACATTCCTCGTGAATAATGCGGGCTAAGCAATTTACGGTCAGTAAATTGCACGATTGTATGTGGTTTTACTGTTGTGAAAAACTATAGTGATATGCAAGTGACCAACCGTGATTTACTTAGCGTCTGCGCGTTTTGCGTTTTTCGTATGTTGGGTAACGACATCTGTGACAGAGACGTATATAAAACAACCATGTCATTAGTGAGGAAAGCATAATGCGCAATTTACGGTTCATTGTCTTAATTGCAACGGTCTTTACTATCACGCTTGCCTTACGTGCGATTGCACTTCAGACAGGTGAAAAAGCCCCTGGCTTCAAGCTCAACGACCAGTTCGGCAAGACCTGGGATCTATCCAGCCTATCCGGCAAGGTTGTGGTCGTAGTTGTGGCAAACAGAGACTCAGGCAGAGCTATGGGACCATGGGTCGATAACCTAAAAAAGAAATACGGTGATAAAATCCAGCTCCTCGGCTTGATGGATTTACATACTATCCCAGGCATAGGCCGGGGGATCGCAAAATCGAGGATCAGAAAAGAGACCAAAGACCCACTGATGCTGGATTTCAACGGCTCGACAGCAAAAGCCTATGACGTAAGTGGCAAAATCCCAGTTGTGGTGGTAATTGATCAAAACTCAGTGGTGAAGGCTGTTCAGAAGAATGAATATAGTACAGACAGGTTCAAGAGCATCTCCAATGCTGTCGATGCGGCTCTCAAGTAAGAAGTCTATGTGATCTCCGTTTGATTTCAAAATGATGCAGTACATTCCATTCCATCCAGGCTGCCTGACATGTTATAATTGGAGGGTTTGGAAATTATTGACCCACAACGAACTATCGAGGTGAACCATGTTTAGTGCATCTATTGAGGAAATCATAGCACGAGAAATACTCGACTCACGCGGCAATCCGACCGTTGAAGTCGAAGTCTGGCTTGATGATGGCACAATGGGACGTGCAGCCGTGCCAAGCGGAGCATCCACCGGTGCTCACGAAGCACTCGAGATGAGAGACGGCGACAAGACCCGCTTCTTGGGCAAGGGCGTTATGAACGCAGTGCGCAATGTCAATGAGTTAATCGCCCCTGAACTCATCAATTACCCGGTGACCGAGCAGGCCGCTATCGACCAGACCATGCTCGACTTGGACGGAACTGAGAATAAGTCAAAGCTCGGCGCAAATGCGATCTTGGGTGTAAGCCTTGCCTGCGCAAAGGCCGCAGCAGAGTCACAGGGACTGCCGCTGTATCGCTATCTGGGCGGAGTCAATGCCAAGGATCTGCCAGTGCCGATGATGAACATCCTGAACGGCGGTAAGCACGCTGACAACACTGTTGACATTCAGGAGTTTATGGTCATGCCGGTCGGGGCATGCTGCTGGGCTGATGCCTTAAGAATGTGCGCCGAGGTCTATCATAATCTGGCAAAGGTATTGAAGAGTAAGGGTCTGTCGACCGCAATCGGCGATGAGGGCGGTTTTGCTCCCAATCTCAAGAACTCTGAAGAGACCATTGAAGTTATTCTTGAAGCAATCGAGAAGGCCGGTTATAAGCCGGGCGAGCAATTCATGATTGCCCTGGACCCGGCCGCGACTGAGATGTATCACGATGGTGTTTACAACTTCGAGGGTGAGGGCGTCAAACGCACTTCTGCCGAGATGGTCGACTACTGGGAATCACTGGTCAACAAATATCCGATTATTTCCATCGAAGACGGTATGGCTGAAGATGACTGGGACGGCTGGGTCGCACTTACCAAGCGCGTAGGCGACAAGGTCCAGATAGTCGGCGACGACCTCTATGTGACCAACGTCGAGCGCCTAAAGAAAGGCATTGAGCTTGGAGCATCCAACTCGATCCTTATCAAAGTGAACCAGATCGGTTCGCTCACTGAGACTCTCGACACTATCGAGCTTGCCAAGAAGAACAATATGACCGCAGTTGTCAGCCATAGATCGGGCGAGACTGAGGATACTTTTATCGCTGACCTGGTGGTTGCCACAAATGCCGGTCAAATCAAGACAGGCGCTCCTGCTCGCAGCGAGCGCGTTGCGAAATACAATCAACTTATCAGAGTCGAAGAGGATCTCTCAGACGTCGCCCGCTACCCTGGGATAAAGGCGTTTTATAACGTGAAGAAGTAGTGTAG
The DNA window shown above is from bacterium and carries:
- a CDS encoding glycosyltransferase family 39 protein, whose protein sequence is MHRFRIHFIILLVIMGFYVLYFAGLGANPLLDPDEPIYGQFVKEMVRSGDWLTPHYAGKLWFDKPPMYYWLASVSVKTFGLSEFALRLPSALCAVGIVLIVFLLASYDFGRRTGVFASLVIATTMMQIIMSHAAATDAIMVFFLVIALYAYRLWLDTTGRKRFVWIAICGCATGFGMLTKGPVVPLLLTVTFFIHLWWTKSLRKLRMADAAIGTITALVMGLPWYIAMCMMHGRAFVDGFIITNNLARFAAPLHKSQTGYWYSYLRNVPIMLAFFLPWSVFLPQAVKKYWRANNGAKLLVTWFAVVMVFFSASKTQNFTYTYPAFPAAAILVGILFAKATKGEKSSAKSISIGIRTGLAISLLLAAALVIFAVKRFPAAIMPASVIGISLVGAFAISLIGSMTRRIKVANTVWITTGGMLVFTLVLIYCAMPIVSRQKSTKLIAERIAALDGVKVAAFNLWRPGLFYYLDEKPIDISNKAQISELMSDCSPIVIICKENDEDYIEQEGSKELFGIGDLDVYQNHECMRRDRRLIVGQVAYNSFVCDLSNVRPKF
- the rsmG gene encoding 16S rRNA (guanine(527)-N(7))-methyltransferase RsmG is translated as MTFINIDDLQSGALELGIELSASQLDQFDSFASFFVETNKHFNLTRITNPHEIVTSHFLDSLTCLAALNPKHGANVIDVGSGAGFPGIPIKIARPDLHVSLLDSTFKKVKFISQAVALLELSEVVPIHGRAEDICRDKDFREKFDIAYARALSELTILAELCLPLVKTGGHVVAQKSKLIDEEISHARPIIGQLGGHVHKVAKVKIPLTDIIRRLVIISKVKPTPEAFPRSYSRIVKTKPA
- a CDS encoding redoxin domain-containing protein, producing the protein MRNLRFIVLIATVFTITLALRAIALQTGEKAPGFKLNDQFGKTWDLSSLSGKVVVVVVANRDSGRAMGPWVDNLKKKYGDKIQLLGLMDLHTIPGIGRGIAKSRIRKETKDPLMLDFNGSTAKAYDVSGKIPVVVVIDQNSVVKAVQKNEYSTDRFKSISNAVDAALK
- the eno gene encoding phosphopyruvate hydratase, producing the protein MFSASIEEIIAREILDSRGNPTVEVEVWLDDGTMGRAAVPSGASTGAHEALEMRDGDKTRFLGKGVMNAVRNVNELIAPELINYPVTEQAAIDQTMLDLDGTENKSKLGANAILGVSLACAKAAAESQGLPLYRYLGGVNAKDLPVPMMNILNGGKHADNTVDIQEFMVMPVGACCWADALRMCAEVYHNLAKVLKSKGLSTAIGDEGGFAPNLKNSEETIEVILEAIEKAGYKPGEQFMIALDPAATEMYHDGVYNFEGEGVKRTSAEMVDYWESLVNKYPIISIEDGMAEDDWDGWVALTKRVGDKVQIVGDDLYVTNVERLKKGIELGASNSILIKVNQIGSLTETLDTIELAKKNNMTAVVSHRSGETEDTFIADLVVATNAGQIKTGAPARSERVAKYNQLIRVEEDLSDVARYPGIKAFYNVKK